From a region of the Triticum aestivum cultivar Chinese Spring chromosome 7D, IWGSC CS RefSeq v2.1, whole genome shotgun sequence genome:
- the LOC123163979 gene encoding reticulon-like protein B2 has protein sequence MADPAEETVAAPPPTPAVPAEGAPPLSAEPPASTDASPEKAAPPAPAPDTTVRSRGFRLLGEDTSVHKVLGGGKTADVLLWKDKKTTAVVIGGTTVIWVLFEVLDYHLLTLLSHVMIGVLAILFVWSKAMTFIKKSPPDIPVVEMPEDLALNVSRALRNDVNRSLHLLREIAMGHDLKKFLGVIAGLWVLSEVGSCCDFLTLIYIAVLMIHTVPILYDKYQDKVDHFAGKAHTEACKHYQVLDQKVLSKIPRGLAKTKKT, from the exons ATGGCCGATCCAGCCGAGGAGACCGTCGCCGCGCCCCCGCCGACCCCGGCAGTGCCCGCCGAGGGCGCCCCGCCGCTATCGGCGGAGCCGCCGGCTAGCACCGACGCCTCGCCGGAGAAGGCGGCCCCGCCTGCGCCTGCGCCGGACACGACGGTCAGGTCCCGGGGGTTCAGGCTGCTCGGCGAGGACACCTCCGTGCACAAGGTGCTCGGTGGCGGTAAAA CTGCTGATGTACTGTTATGGAAGGACAAGAAAACAACTGCTGTAGTGATCGGTGGCACAACTGTCATATGGGTTCTATTTGAAGTGCTTGATTACCACCTCTTAACTCTGTTATCCCATGTGATGATTGGTGTGCTGGCCATCTTGTTCGTGTGGTCCAAAGCTATGACCTTCATCAAGAA GAGTCCGCCGGATATTCCTGTGGTTGAGATGCCTGAAGACCTCGCTTTGAATGTATCGCGGGCATTACGCAACGATGTCAATAGATCACTTCACTTGTTGCGGGAGATTGCAATGGGGCATGATCTGAAGAAATTCCTTGGA GTGATTGCTGGTCTCTGGGTTCTGTCAGAAGTTGGAAGCTGCTGTGATTTCCTCACCTTGATATATATTG CGGTCCTGATGATCCACACGGTGCCGATCTTGTACGACAAGTACCAGGACAAGGTGGACCACTTCGCCGGAAAGGCCCATACCGAGGCGTGCAAGCACTACCAGGTGCTGGACCAGAAGGTTCTGAGCAAGATACCCCGAGGACTGGCGAAAACCAAGAAGACCTAG